CATTGAGCCTGCAAGTCTGGCCAGCAGTTCCTCCCGGGAGGGCAAGGTGGCCAACGCCTTTATCTGCTGTTCCGTCAGCGGTTTTCCGTCCATCCCCGCCGCCTTGAACTTCACCTTTTCGTTGTCCTTGGCGAATTTGACCAGAATTTTGGCTGTCTGCGCGGGGTCCCCCTCCGTGGTCGTCACCGCCGTTGTCCCCCTGAAAAAATCGGTTAAAAATTCAAGAACGGTTCCTTTTACCGCGATTTTGGCCAAGCGGTTTTTAACCACCTTCATCCGGGAGGCCCCCTTTGAATGAAGTTCCAGACGCAGTCGGCTGGACTCGGACACCTTGAGCCCCTTGTAGTCGGTGAGAAGAAGGATCCTGGCCTTTAAAAACTGCTCTTTCAACTTTCCAACTTCAGCCTGTTTTTCCGCTTTATTCATAAAAAATTCTTATGCATGCAATTTATCGACTTCGGACACATCGATCCGAACGCCGGGGCCAAACGTGGCCGAGAGGGCCAGCCCTTTAAAATAGTTTCCTTTTGCGGACGCCGGTTTCATTTTGGCGACCGTTTCGAGGAGGGCGGTAAGGTTGTCCTTTAATTTTTGAGGCCCGAAGGAGACCTTGCCGATGGCGCAGTGGACAATCCCCGCCTTTTCGGTCTTGAATTCCGCCTTTCCCATTTTGAGTTCCCTCACCGCCTTCCCCACATCAAAAGTCACCGTGC
The DNA window shown above is from Deltaproteobacteria bacterium and carries:
- the rplJ gene encoding 50S ribosomal protein L10; protein product: MNKAEKQAEVGKLKEQFLKARILLLTDYKGLKVSESSRLRLELHSKGASRMKVVKNRLAKIAVKGTVLEFLTDFFRGTTAVTTTEGDPAQTAKILVKFAKDNEKVKFKAAGMDGKPLTEQQIKALATLPSREELLARLAGSMQAPARNWVTVLAQIPRRVVNVLAAIRDKKQTKDC